A single Paenibacillus kribbensis DNA region contains:
- a CDS encoding nitroreductase family protein: protein MSSIQKNETLSVISERHAVKSYVKDFKLPEGDLETILTAAIEAPSAWNLQHWKFLVIESEADKQKLLPIAYNQGQVAESSVTIAVLGDLEANRNTVIYDQAVEAGTLPAEIRDALVGQINGAYQNPQVARDAAILNSSLAAQNIMLAAKSLGYDTCAMGGFIPAQLIEQFNIPARYLPVMLISVGKAQVPARPSGRFPLSEVVVKGSF from the coding sequence ATGTCGAGCATCCAAAAGAACGAAACACTTTCTGTTATTAGTGAAAGACACGCGGTGAAAAGCTATGTGAAGGATTTTAAATTGCCGGAGGGTGACCTGGAGACTATTTTGACGGCTGCTATTGAAGCCCCTTCTGCTTGGAACCTTCAACACTGGAAATTTCTCGTGATCGAAAGCGAAGCGGACAAGCAAAAATTGTTGCCTATCGCCTACAACCAAGGTCAAGTTGCAGAAAGCTCCGTAACGATTGCCGTATTGGGCGATTTGGAAGCAAACCGTAACACAGTCATTTATGATCAAGCGGTAGAAGCAGGCACATTGCCAGCAGAAATTCGTGATGCCTTGGTGGGTCAAATCAATGGTGCATACCAAAATCCGCAAGTAGCTCGCGATGCAGCGATCCTGAATTCTTCTTTGGCGGCACAAAACATTATGCTGGCTGCTAAATCTCTGGGATACGACACTTGTGCTATGGGTGGCTTTATTCCTGCACAATTGATCGAGCAATTCAACATTCCTGCACGTTACCTGCCAGTCATGCTTATTAGCGTAGGCAAGGCACAAGTTCCAGCACGTCCATCAGGACGTTTCCCACTGTCCGAAGTAGTTGTAAAAGGCAGTTTCTAA
- a CDS encoding AAA family ATPase, which produces MSIWDRNLFIRRLELLLPPDADRSQYPFNLKALHQWNELKFHPSVTYIVGENGVGKSTLMEAIAVAWGFNAEGGTKNFNFSTQATHSSLHEHIRLVRGVDKPRDGFFFRAESYYNVATHIDELDREGRGRPIRESYGGKSLHEQSHGESFFAAFVHRFGGHGLYILDEPEAALSPLRQMAMLARIHELVQQGSQFIISTHSPILMAYPDSVLYHLTHEGIDTRTLEETDHFVIMKQFLNNKEKMLHELFEDSQ; this is translated from the coding sequence ATGAGTATATGGGATCGCAATCTTTTTATACGTCGATTGGAGCTGTTGTTGCCTCCAGATGCTGACAGGAGCCAATATCCTTTTAACTTAAAGGCTCTTCACCAGTGGAATGAACTCAAGTTCCATCCTTCCGTTACCTATATCGTTGGAGAAAATGGTGTGGGTAAATCCACGCTTATGGAGGCAATCGCAGTCGCCTGGGGATTTAATGCAGAGGGTGGCACCAAAAATTTTAATTTTTCTACACAGGCCACACATTCCTCGCTGCATGAGCATATCCGGCTGGTAAGAGGGGTAGACAAGCCAAGGGATGGCTTCTTTTTCCGGGCGGAGAGCTACTATAATGTGGCGACTCATATTGATGAGCTGGATCGAGAAGGAAGAGGTCGACCCATTCGAGAGTCCTACGGGGGGAAGTCGCTGCATGAGCAGTCGCATGGCGAGTCTTTTTTTGCTGCATTTGTGCATCGGTTTGGCGGACACGGGCTGTATATTCTGGATGAGCCGGAAGCCGCCTTATCGCCTTTGCGCCAGATGGCCATGCTTGCACGGATTCACGAACTTGTACAGCAGGGCTCACAGTTTATCATTTCTACGCATTCCCCGATTTTGATGGCCTATCCCGACTCTGTCCTGTATCATCTGACACATGAAGGAATCGATACCCGGACGCTGGAGGAAACTGATCATTTCGTCATCATGAAGCAATTTTTGAACAACAAGGAAAAGATGCTGCATGAGCTATTCGAGGATTCCCAATAA
- the map gene encoding type I methionyl aminopeptidase, with protein MIIIKTKEQIENMKKAGEILAACHREIAKMIKPGITTLEIDAFAESFMKKHGATPEQKGYNGYQFATCGSPNDVICHGFPNKTPLKDGDIVTIDMVVNLNGWLADSAWSYAVGNVSEQAQKLLDVTKESLYKGIEQAVIGNRIGDISHAIQTYAEAEGFSVVREFIGHGIGEEMHEQPQVPHYGPPHRGPRLKEGMVITIEPMLNTGTYRSKIDADGWTARTLDGGLSAQYEHTLAITADGPIILTQQ; from the coding sequence ATGATTATCATTAAAACTAAAGAACAAATTGAAAATATGAAAAAAGCTGGCGAGATTTTGGCTGCTTGTCACCGGGAAATTGCCAAAATGATCAAGCCGGGTATTACAACACTGGAAATTGACGCCTTTGCGGAATCATTCATGAAAAAGCATGGTGCAACGCCGGAGCAAAAGGGCTATAACGGCTACCAGTTTGCAACTTGCGGATCACCTAACGATGTGATTTGCCATGGCTTTCCGAACAAGACGCCGTTGAAGGACGGGGATATCGTAACCATCGATATGGTTGTGAACCTGAACGGCTGGCTGGCGGATTCTGCTTGGTCGTATGCAGTGGGTAACGTGTCTGAGCAGGCACAGAAGCTGCTGGACGTCACCAAAGAATCTCTGTACAAAGGGATTGAGCAGGCGGTTATCGGTAACCGGATCGGGGACATTTCCCATGCGATTCAAACTTATGCAGAAGCAGAAGGCTTCTCGGTCGTACGCGAATTTATTGGGCATGGCATCGGGGAAGAAATGCATGAGCAACCACAGGTTCCGCATTATGGACCACCGCATCGCGGACCGCGTCTGAAAGAAGGCATGGTCATTACGATTGAGCCGATGCTCAACACAGGCACATACCGCAGTAAAATTGATGCGGACGGCTGGACCGCACGTACGCTGGACGGCGGTTTGTCGGCGCAGTACGAGCACACGCTGGCTATTACAGCGGACGGCCCGATTATTTTGACCCAGCAATAA
- a CDS encoding YjcZ family sporulation protein, which translates to MSHMCGIGGWGYGPGVWTSVGAILVLFILLVIISKTLFL; encoded by the coding sequence ATGAGTCATATGTGTGGTATAGGGGGTTGGGGTTACGGTCCAGGAGTCTGGACTTCTGTAGGAGCAATTCTGGTTCTGTTTATTTTGCTGGTGATTATCTCTAAAACCTTGTTTCTGTAA
- a CDS encoding serine/threonine protein kinase has product MFAWLRNTYQSWIDYPKQPGDILSGRYRILSLLGMGSYGLTYLCQDGQSGQEVAVKLPRPSKRAKAVQLLQREADIMQQMDHPYIPKLLERVKHPNGMYLVMEYISGRTLEDLIFEEERSFSERECIVYMLELMERVMHVHERGYIHRDIRIPNVLYREGKLYLIDFGLALAVGERQEDVFTEAMLDKRAPERQDVAVYSDLYDVGHLMLFMLYSSYEPQPDQPPGSWQEELKLSPSVRHMLERLFQMGPRYEHSRQFILELEEALQQMEANP; this is encoded by the coding sequence ATGTTTGCTTGGTTGCGAAACACTTATCAATCATGGATCGATTATCCGAAACAGCCTGGCGATATACTAAGCGGACGGTATCGTATTCTTTCACTGCTGGGCATGGGCAGCTATGGTCTGACCTACCTCTGTCAGGATGGGCAGAGTGGGCAGGAGGTAGCGGTCAAGTTGCCCAGACCGAGCAAGCGGGCGAAGGCAGTTCAGTTGCTGCAGCGTGAGGCTGATATCATGCAGCAGATGGACCATCCCTATATCCCGAAGCTGCTCGAAAGGGTAAAGCATCCGAACGGAATGTACCTGGTCATGGAATATATCTCGGGCAGAACGCTGGAGGATCTTATATTTGAAGAGGAGCGTTCTTTTTCAGAGCGGGAATGCATCGTCTACATGCTGGAACTGATGGAAAGGGTTATGCATGTGCATGAACGGGGCTATATCCATCGGGATATCCGCATCCCGAATGTGCTTTATCGAGAAGGGAAACTATACTTGATCGACTTTGGTCTTGCGCTGGCGGTAGGAGAACGACAGGAGGATGTATTTACCGAAGCCATGCTGGACAAGCGCGCGCCTGAGCGACAGGACGTCGCTGTCTATAGCGATTTGTATGATGTCGGTCACTTGATGCTTTTTATGCTGTATAGCAGCTACGAGCCGCAGCCGGATCAACCACCGGGAAGCTGGCAGGAGGAATTGAAGCTCAGTCCATCTGTGCGTCATATGCTGGAGCGGCTTTTTCAGATGGGTCCTCGGTATGAACATAGCCGACAATTTATACTGGAGCTGGAGGAAGCATTACAGCAGATGGAGGCTAATCCGTAA
- a CDS encoding disulfide oxidoreductase translates to MIGSFKKTDIALFAAWVVACVATLGSLYLSEILGYEPCKLCWFQRILMYPLTLLLGIAYFRGDTGIRRYVMPLAIIGGAIAAYHFTIQRIHAAAKAATQASTSCGRVSCEQDYLNWLDFITIPFLALIAFILIIAAMGYIMRQEKKSAQGEVQAKVLA, encoded by the coding sequence ATGATTGGATCATTTAAAAAAACGGATATTGCTTTGTTTGCCGCCTGGGTTGTAGCTTGTGTGGCTACATTAGGCAGTCTGTACCTCAGCGAAATTTTGGGGTATGAGCCCTGCAAGCTGTGCTGGTTTCAGCGCATTCTGATGTATCCCCTGACCCTTTTGCTCGGGATCGCTTATTTTCGGGGAGATACGGGAATACGCCGTTATGTCATGCCGCTGGCTATCATTGGAGGCGCGATTGCAGCCTATCATTTTACGATTCAGCGTATCCATGCAGCCGCCAAAGCAGCTACGCAAGCCTCAACCTCCTGCGGCAGAGTATCCTGTGAACAGGATTACCTGAACTGGCTTGATTTTATCACCATTCCTTTTCTCGCACTCATTGCCTTTATCCTTATTATTGCAGCGATGGGATATATCATGCGCCAGGAGAAAAAATCAGCTCAGGGAGAGGTACAAGCCAAGGTTCTCGCATAA
- a CDS encoding CcdC family protein, which produces MFHISTPFLQYGATFGMILIAISAIFIRMKTGHRPINAKKIIIPPLGMSTGFMMFVVPEIRVPWLWALGAFLIGWFIFSYPLIRSTKFELQDGKVYVQRSRAFFFILISLLIVRLLLHEFIQHYITIPQTAGLFFILAFGTLLHWRLRMYFQYREFVSS; this is translated from the coding sequence ATGTTTCATATCAGCACCCCATTTCTGCAATATGGCGCGACCTTCGGCATGATCCTAATCGCTATTTCGGCAATTTTTATCCGCATGAAGACAGGTCACCGTCCTATTAACGCCAAAAAGATCATCATCCCTCCACTCGGCATGAGCACCGGCTTTATGATGTTTGTCGTGCCAGAGATACGGGTTCCCTGGCTTTGGGCACTTGGCGCTTTTCTGATCGGCTGGTTTATTTTTTCCTATCCGCTGATCCGCAGTACCAAGTTTGAACTTCAAGATGGGAAGGTTTACGTACAACGTTCGCGGGCCTTCTTTTTTATCCTGATCAGCCTGCTGATCGTCCGGCTGCTGCTGCATGAGTTTATTCAGCATTACATCACTATTCCGCAGACAGCAGGGCTATTCTTTATATTAGCCTTCGGGACCTTGCTGCACTGGCGGCTGCGTATGTATTTTCAATATCGCGAATTTGTTTCGAGCTGA
- the mprF gene encoding bifunctional lysylphosphatidylglycerol flippase/synthetase MprF yields the protein MNPNHKPIQSFKIVQFIITIYRQRMTRILLPLAVLAFIIWEAGRELKSFNLARMLHELRRMDAAFLIEIGLFSLAAVAAMSAYDYVIRHHFKLQVKPGTTFRYAWIANTFNNVFGFAGFTGAGLRTVLYKKSGVPLGVITSAVVFLSPIVITGLSLLAWGAIIHLYPVQPVVDAHPWLHWALWGMALYLPLFLTLQRSKRYAKWFNKGEGRLSWSTISASIGASLLEWLLAGLTFAWIGSYLLHELPISAVFGIYVIAAIAGLISLAPGGVGAFDIIALLGLQLAGANPDRALAVLLVFRVFYFIIPWLIGLVLAALEMIPRNERLSQLAETGWDYSLNAWQKVWGWPGQFRFLADLGVWALGKLVLISGVVLLLSAATPGLLYRLRFAEHLLSLPVMRLSHEISVIIGIMLVVLSHGISLRIRRALRLTLILLLAGAIFTFIKGLDFEEALFLLFVALMLWISRSRFYRVSAPLNRHNIFIWGGLSLLVTGAYFMIGAGSNTPFMRHLHAKVHLDFFMNRSDYGVTAVFSLILAWVFLTVYFFLRPQRIIGNLPDTQELNKLKEFLDRQGGNLVSHMLFLGDKYLYWTKNEEVVIPYARSRDKLIVLGDPLGSKEHVSKAIQEFQRFADRYALTAVFYQASPEYLSIYHENGYRFFKLGEEALVPLESFTLTGKSNQALRSAKNRFDREGYSFEMIQPPLESSLMEELRHISNIWLDGRKEKGYSLGWFKEPYLQLAPIALLKDPEGKVIAFATMAPAYDHGRTVSIDLMRHLPDTPNGTMDYLFTRVIEWAKENGYTTFNLGMAPLSQVGQSEKALREEKLARLVFQYGGHFYGFQGLRRFKDKFKPQWEPRYLAYPASVFLPILTLDLVYLVSKRSD from the coding sequence ATGAATCCAAATCACAAACCAATCCAATCCTTTAAAATCGTACAGTTCATAATAACTATCTACAGGCAGCGAATGACGCGTATTTTGCTACCGCTGGCTGTACTGGCTTTTATTATATGGGAGGCTGGACGTGAGCTGAAAAGCTTCAATCTGGCGCGTATGCTTCATGAGCTGCGGCGAATGGATGCCGCGTTCCTCATCGAAATCGGCTTGTTCTCACTGGCAGCCGTGGCGGCCATGAGCGCATACGATTACGTGATCAGGCATCATTTCAAGCTTCAGGTCAAGCCTGGAACGACATTTCGGTACGCCTGGATCGCCAATACCTTCAATAATGTCTTTGGCTTTGCAGGCTTTACAGGCGCGGGACTACGCACTGTGCTGTACAAAAAAAGCGGCGTGCCGCTGGGTGTCATTACCTCTGCGGTCGTATTCCTTTCGCCCATCGTCATTACAGGATTGTCTTTACTGGCTTGGGGAGCCATTATCCATCTGTATCCGGTCCAGCCTGTAGTAGATGCTCATCCATGGCTTCATTGGGCGCTATGGGGAATGGCGTTGTACCTGCCGCTGTTTCTGACCCTTCAACGATCCAAGCGTTACGCCAAATGGTTCAATAAGGGAGAAGGCCGGCTCTCCTGGTCCACGATCTCCGCCTCCATTGGCGCTTCGCTGCTGGAATGGCTGCTGGCCGGTCTTACCTTTGCATGGATTGGCTCATACTTGCTCCATGAGCTGCCAATCAGTGCCGTGTTCGGCATTTATGTCATTGCCGCGATAGCCGGACTCATCAGTCTCGCACCCGGAGGGGTTGGTGCTTTCGACATCATTGCCCTGCTTGGACTGCAATTGGCGGGTGCCAATCCAGATCGGGCCCTGGCTGTGCTATTGGTCTTTCGCGTCTTTTATTTCATCATTCCGTGGCTGATCGGCCTGGTCCTGGCCGCACTGGAGATGATTCCGCGCAACGAGCGCTTGAGCCAACTGGCCGAGACAGGTTGGGATTACTCCCTCAATGCCTGGCAGAAGGTATGGGGCTGGCCTGGTCAGTTCCGGTTTTTGGCCGATCTGGGGGTATGGGCGCTTGGCAAGCTGGTACTCATCTCCGGCGTTGTGCTTCTTTTGTCGGCAGCTACGCCCGGCCTGTTATATCGGCTCCGTTTTGCCGAGCATTTGCTCAGTTTGCCTGTCATGCGCTTATCGCACGAAATCTCGGTTATCATCGGGATTATGCTTGTCGTCCTGTCCCACGGGATATCTCTGCGTATTCGCAGAGCATTGCGATTGACATTGATACTGCTGTTGGCGGGCGCTATTTTCACCTTCATCAAAGGTCTGGATTTTGAAGAAGCCTTGTTCTTGCTGTTCGTGGCATTAATGCTGTGGATTTCGCGTTCACGGTTTTATCGGGTCAGTGCGCCGCTGAATCGGCACAACATTTTTATATGGGGCGGGTTATCTCTCCTCGTAACCGGGGCTTATTTTATGATTGGAGCAGGCTCCAATACTCCGTTTATGCGCCATCTGCATGCCAAGGTTCATCTGGATTTTTTTATGAACCGTAGTGATTACGGGGTTACTGCTGTGTTCAGTTTGATTTTGGCATGGGTGTTCCTGACGGTGTATTTCTTCCTCAGACCGCAACGCATAATCGGTAATCTGCCCGATACGCAGGAGTTGAATAAGCTAAAAGAATTTTTGGATCGACAGGGCGGCAATCTCGTTTCTCATATGCTTTTTCTTGGGGATAAGTATCTGTATTGGACCAAGAACGAAGAAGTGGTTATTCCCTATGCTCGCAGCCGGGACAAGCTGATTGTATTGGGCGACCCGCTCGGTTCAAAAGAGCATGTGAGTAAAGCGATTCAGGAATTCCAACGCTTCGCAGATCGGTATGCGTTGACGGCTGTATTTTATCAGGCATCACCGGAGTATTTGTCCATCTATCACGAGAACGGCTATCGCTTTTTCAAGCTGGGCGAGGAAGCGCTGGTGCCACTGGAGTCCTTTACACTGACAGGCAAAAGCAACCAGGCGCTGCGCAGCGCCAAAAACCGCTTTGACCGCGAGGGCTACTCGTTCGAAATGATTCAGCCGCCCCTAGAATCGTCACTCATGGAGGAACTGCGTCATATTTCTAACATCTGGCTGGACGGACGCAAGGAAAAGGGGTATTCACTCGGCTGGTTCAAAGAACCTTATCTTCAGCTAGCACCAATTGCACTGTTAAAGGACCCCGAAGGAAAGGTTATCGCCTTTGCTACAATGGCCCCTGCCTATGATCATGGACGGACGGTTTCCATTGACCTGATGCGCCACCTGCCTGACACACCGAATGGCACGATGGACTACTTATTCACACGGGTCATTGAGTGGGCCAAGGAGAACGGGTATACGACCTTTAATCTCGGCATGGCACCGCTGTCTCAGGTAGGACAAAGTGAAAAGGCACTGCGCGAGGAAAAGCTGGCCCGGCTCGTGTTTCAATATGGGGGGCATTTCTACGGCTTTCAGGGGCTTCGACGCTTTAAGGATAAATTCAAGCCGCAGTGGGAGCCACGCTATCTGGCCTATCCGGCTTCCGTCTTTTTGCCAATCCTGACACTGGATCTGGTATATCTGGTATCCAAACGCTCCGACTAA
- a CDS encoding GntR family transcriptional regulator, giving the protein MKYPTTWLQGATLGERIACELRLQIIRGIQPPGTVLSENQIAADFGTSRSPVREALKVLASEGLLRLERMGAIVIGMTPADMEELFDVRKLIEHFVVQRYVHSDNTGLVTALNRMIDKMEVALKHQDVVEFSLQDFNFHEALVLEAGHTRILHTWNGMRQLILTVMLAATEQRFASNIEESQVTIHKHRTFANALNQGDAQELFEFIEDHYRDTRNAVNDSVLSPYHKARS; this is encoded by the coding sequence ATGAAATATCCAACAACCTGGTTACAGGGTGCAACACTTGGGGAAAGGATTGCTTGCGAACTCCGGCTCCAAATTATACGCGGCATACAGCCCCCCGGCACCGTGCTGTCTGAGAACCAGATTGCTGCCGATTTTGGCACAAGTCGTTCTCCTGTACGCGAAGCTTTGAAGGTACTTGCAAGTGAAGGCCTTCTCCGTTTGGAGCGCATGGGAGCGATTGTCATCGGCATGACCCCCGCTGATATGGAGGAACTGTTCGACGTAAGAAAGCTGATTGAGCATTTTGTTGTACAAAGGTATGTACATAGCGATAATACCGGGTTGGTAACCGCTTTAAACCGAATGATCGACAAAATGGAAGTCGCTCTCAAGCACCAAGATGTCGTCGAATTTTCTCTTCAGGACTTTAATTTCCATGAAGCCTTGGTTCTGGAGGCAGGCCATACCCGTATTCTTCATACCTGGAATGGAATGAGACAGCTGATCCTGACGGTTATGCTGGCTGCCACAGAACAACGCTTTGCGTCCAACATTGAAGAATCCCAAGTTACGATTCACAAACATCGCACCTTTGCAAACGCCTTAAATCAGGGTGACGCGCAGGAGCTATTCGAGTTTATTGAGGATCATTATCGAGATACTCGCAACGCGGTTAACGACAGCGTGCTGTCTCCCTATCACAAGGCACGCTCCTAG
- a CDS encoding MerR family transcriptional regulator has translation MEEGRSTTEAARQLKIGASTLRKYAAALEEQGYVFQRSANQSRVFSPEDIECLKVMRGALREEHMTMDQAVQVVLERVTAPFPVVEEEFRLPPVSDAESLTATWEEILAAAEGRDAHRVQAQAAATLEPTGLQDEINVQELSEESVQLQLQEPIESQEMTQVQDMVQSALLEMRSRLEVLEAEHSRLVEKNISLSNQLEDQRRWMKERADEERDRQLITNLRTYQGRQRKSRSSLLSWLGLAPRRRREA, from the coding sequence ATGGAAGAAGGCAGATCGACGACGGAAGCGGCCAGACAGTTGAAAATCGGGGCAAGTACCCTTCGTAAATATGCGGCAGCACTGGAGGAGCAGGGCTATGTGTTTCAGCGTTCCGCGAACCAGTCGAGAGTTTTCAGTCCAGAAGATATCGAGTGCCTGAAGGTAATGCGGGGAGCTCTGCGTGAAGAGCATATGACGATGGATCAGGCAGTACAGGTGGTGCTTGAGAGGGTGACCGCACCATTCCCAGTCGTGGAAGAAGAATTCCGTTTGCCGCCCGTCTCGGATGCGGAATCATTGACTGCAACCTGGGAGGAGATATTGGCGGCGGCTGAGGGCAGGGATGCGCATAGGGTACAGGCGCAAGCCGCTGCTACTCTGGAGCCGACAGGCTTACAGGATGAAATCAATGTACAGGAACTTTCAGAAGAATCGGTACAGCTACAGCTGCAGGAGCCCATAGAGTCACAAGAAATGACGCAGGTGCAGGATATGGTGCAAAGTGCTTTGCTGGAGATGCGAAGTCGTTTGGAAGTGCTGGAAGCGGAGCATAGCCGTTTGGTGGAAAAAAATATTAGCCTTTCTAACCAATTGGAGGATCAGAGACGCTGGATGAAAGAACGGGCCGACGAGGAACGGGATCGACAGCTAATTACCAATTTGCGTACCTATCAGGGCAGACAGCGCAAATCGCGCAGTTCGCTGCTATCCTGGCTCGGGTTGGCGCCGCGCAGACGTAGAGAGGCATGA
- the gntK gene encoding gluconokinase, giving the protein MADTRYMIGVDIGTTSTKAVLFEENGNIAAQHHVGYPLHTPEPDAAEQDPEDIFKAVVTTVQEVMKQSGVPAGHVLFVSFSSAMHSVLAVDKNGKPLTASITWADNRSAKWAEALKHKYNGHDIYLRTGTPVHPMSPLTKLMWITRDLPDVAAQTYKFISIKEYVLARLFHQYVVDHSIASATGLMNLQQLDWDEEALRIAGVTKEQLSELVPTTHVLQGLDKNYAHDMGLMETTPFVIGASDGVLSNLGVNAIKPGVVAVTIGTSGAIRTVVDQPLTDAKGRFFCYALTEKLWVIGGPVNNGGIVFRWIRDEFAASEVETAKRLGIDPYHVLTQIAEQVSPGSDGLLFLPYLSGERAPLWDPNARGSFFGLSLRHKKEHMIRAALEGVLFNLYTVMLAMEEVIGRPSVIHATGGFARSELWRQLMADIFDQEVIIPESLESSCLGAAILGLYTLGRIDSLDAVSGMIGTTHQHKPVAEHVDIYRELLPIYIRISRKFEEEFKDIAEFQAKSLQALN; this is encoded by the coding sequence ATGGCAGACACCCGATATATGATCGGCGTCGATATCGGTACGACCAGTACCAAAGCAGTGCTTTTTGAGGAAAACGGCAATATTGCCGCCCAGCATCATGTAGGCTATCCGCTGCATACACCTGAGCCGGATGCGGCGGAGCAGGACCCGGAGGACATTTTCAAAGCCGTGGTGACGACGGTGCAAGAGGTCATGAAACAGAGCGGAGTCCCAGCCGGGCATGTGCTCTTCGTCTCCTTCAGCTCGGCCATGCACAGCGTACTGGCGGTGGACAAAAACGGCAAGCCGTTGACCGCCTCCATCACCTGGGCAGACAACCGCAGCGCCAAATGGGCTGAAGCGCTCAAGCATAAGTACAACGGACACGACATTTACTTACGCACCGGGACGCCCGTTCATCCCATGTCACCGCTGACGAAGCTGATGTGGATCACACGGGATTTACCCGATGTGGCGGCCCAGACGTACAAATTCATTTCGATTAAAGAATATGTATTGGCCCGGTTATTCCATCAATATGTGGTCGATCATTCGATTGCCTCCGCGACAGGTCTCATGAATTTGCAGCAGCTGGATTGGGACGAGGAGGCGCTGCGCATTGCAGGTGTGACGAAGGAACAGCTGTCCGAGCTGGTGCCGACGACTCATGTGCTGCAAGGACTGGATAAGAATTACGCCCATGACATGGGCCTGATGGAAACGACTCCTTTTGTTATCGGGGCCAGTGACGGGGTCTTGTCCAACCTCGGTGTGAATGCAATCAAACCGGGGGTTGTCGCGGTCACCATCGGTACCAGTGGAGCCATCCGTACCGTGGTCGATCAGCCGCTGACCGATGCCAAGGGACGCTTTTTTTGTTACGCGTTGACCGAAAAGCTGTGGGTGATCGGCGGTCCAGTCAACAACGGCGGAATTGTGTTCCGCTGGATACGGGATGAATTTGCAGCCTCCGAGGTGGAAACGGCCAAACGCTTGGGAATTGATCCGTATCATGTGCTGACCCAAATCGCGGAACAGGTAAGTCCCGGCTCCGACGGTCTGCTCTTTCTTCCGTATTTATCCGGCGAACGCGCACCTCTGTGGGACCCGAATGCACGCGGCTCTTTCTTTGGATTATCCCTGCGCCACAAAAAAGAGCATATGATTCGCGCCGCACTGGAGGGCGTACTGTTCAACCTGTATACGGTTATGCTCGCCATGGAAGAGGTGATCGGCAGGCCGTCAGTCATTCACGCCACTGGCGGATTCGCACGCTCGGAGCTGTGGCGTCAGCTTATGGCGGATATTTTCGATCAGGAGGTCATTATCCCCGAAAGTCTGGAAAGCTCCTGTCTCGGCGCAGCTATTCTGGGCTTGTATACCCTGGGACGGATTGACTCACTGGATGCTGTATCTGGTATGATTGGCACCACCCACCAGCATAAGCCTGTGGCAGAGCATGTAGATATTTACCGCGAGTTACTGCCGATTTATATCCGCATCTCACGTAAATTTGAAGAAGAGTTCAAGGATATTGCGGAGTTTCAGGCCAAGTCCCTACAGGCTTTAAATTAA